The following proteins are co-located in the Neodiprion virginianus isolate iyNeoVirg1 chromosome 6, iyNeoVirg1.1, whole genome shotgun sequence genome:
- the LOC124306976 gene encoding integrator complex subunit 3 isoform X3, giving the protein MRNRIETFHDSRGRGINRHDARRKRQAGRAGLARGRLLSECSRTERPTMDQTKAAASRLFYTSCIENKDDLEEKFERCYTILQNLTSGLSEKEAHDSLNNAVCKDKTHEEVSLGLLVVILTEPPNAAKSYRDLTLITRDGLAIVLGHLNQLVLERYLRLHDTARSQLLWLLREMIRTSVTNVDNLCSSLLRHAAGGDTSVRNLFLVDALLDIFQENRPWLDKFPFLVASIVYTYLRLIEDHTAPHLATLRQKEVSFMVSLIRERCADCLVIGRDLVRLLQNVARIPEIEALWKDLLLNPKSLCPNFIGVLQLLQTRTSRRFLQSRLTPDMERKLVFLTSQVRFGNHKRYQDWFQRQYLATPESQSLRCDLIRFIVGVIHPTNELLCSDIIPRWAVIGWLFTTCTSTVAASNAKLALFYDWLFFEPEKDNIMNIEPAILVMHNSMRSHPAVTATLLDFLCRIIPNFYPALTEKVRSGIFSSLRQILEKRVLPSLYPLFDSPKLDRELRTKIRETFKEFCLPPNTDPGKMEELNKDLGPGLMLEGPGNTLDNNHVGQDEPAFSDEEEEMPLQIVTKIEEEEDEDDMPLAKVKLKNDQRNANCVILKEEKEVVPQLSFMLEPPELGVAVESLHLEPDNEAKCQAMERIVQLVIEDEIESETLPALASAISTVLFLQTTSQIFPADNLNDESLADSISTPLFVMYRNQFQLCKEEDKRRKLLSRVLAEVQAIQPRTGYLLLYFLKVWGREEEKREGEPSNELNDVKALVYKDFCSEREKKLEACLLADLKLCHEDDIHLLCYLIPDVYMGFQNVAVGNVHLLQLVVSTVDASQLQDLICQIMQGHLRMLKKESFTNILTASLHWETFEQYCFWQLIAAHDFSIESVLPILPKLEFRNHAEALTSILFMLKQEKPTMELLRQLFCRHSVDGDMFVVAALRYWCREYEDKLGELVANLLSTRYPATSPNKRKRTTAKHAQQSGPPTGEQVLGHLDQLRQHCLSSTELEFYQLDGMQRALQQAQASSNDSLRKSYGDLFALAEVNEENEPPPPPPRKHAANTASGGGGKGGHRKAGASTRERPAAKRPPPRDRTTESSDQSSEEEEIIKPKQAKKRKKINPVGSDSD; this is encoded by the exons ATGCGCAATCGCATCGAAACGTTTCACGACTCCCGAGGACGAGGAATAAACAGACACGATGCTCGGAGGAAACGGCAAGCAGGCAGGGCAGGCCTCGCGCGTGGAAGACTTTTGAGCGAGTGCTCGCGCACAGAAAGGCCAACGATGGACCAAACGAAAGCGGCCGCCTCTAGGCTCTTCTACACCTCATGCATCGAGAACAAGGACGACTTGGAAGAg AAGTTCGAGCGCTGCTACACAATTTTGCAAAACCTCACATCGGGACTCTCTGAGAAAGAAGCCCACGATAGCCTGAATAATGCAGTGTGCAAGGATAAGACTCACGAAGAAGTGTCTTTGGGACTTTTGGTAGTTATTCTGACTGAGCCACCCAACGCAGCCAAAAGTTATCGTGACTTGACCCTTATTACTAGAGATGGTTTAGCCATTGTGTTAGGTCATCTGAACCAACTAGTACTAGAAAGATATTTACGCCTTCACGATACAGCAAGAAGTCAGTTATTATGGCTTCTCAGAGAAATGATAAGAACGAGTGTGACAAATGTCGACAACCTTTGTTCGAGTTTATTGAGGCATGCTGCTGGCGGAGATACCTCAGTGAGAAATCTATTTCTGGTCGATGCTCTCTTGGACATATTTCAAGAGAACCGACCGTGGCTAGATAAATTCCCATTCTTGGTTGCCTCAATTGTCTATACTTATCTACGTTTAATCGAGGACCACACTGCTCCACATTTAGCTACTCTTAGGCAGAAGGAAGTCTCGTTTATGGTGTCGCTGATCAGAGAGAGATGTGCTGACTGTTTAGTGATCGGCAG agATTTGGTTCGACTGTTACAAAATGTTGCAAGGATACCAGAGATTGAAGCTCTTTGGAAAGACCTGTTACTGAATCCAAAGTCCTTGTGTCCAAACTTCATTGGTGTATTGCAACTTCTACAAACAAGAACCTCTAGAAGGTTTTTACAGTCAAGACTGACACCTGACATGGAAAGGAAACTGGTATTCTTAACGAGTCAAGTGCGTTTTGGCAACCATAAACGGTATCAAGATTGGTTCCAACGACAATACTTGGCCACTCCAGAGTCTCAATCTCTCAGATGTGACCTCATTAGATTTATAGTTGGTGTTATTCATCCAACGAATGAACTCTTGTGCTCTGACATTATTCCAAGGTGGGCCGTGATCGGCTGGCTGTTCACTACCTGCACATCCACCGTTGCCGCTAGTAATGCCAAATTGGCATTATTTTATGATTGGCTATTTTTTGAACCTGAAAAAGATAATATAATGAACATAGAACCAGCTATTCTAGTGATGCACAATTCGATGAGATCACATCCTGCTGTCACTGCCACTTTGTTAGATTTTTTGTGCAGG ATAATTCCAAATTTCTACCCGGCATTGACTGAGAAAGTTAGAAGTGGTATTTTCTCCTCACTCAGGCAGATTTTGGAAAAGCGTGTGCTGCCTAGTCTGTATCCATTATTTGATAGCCCGAAACTAGACAGAGAATTGAGAACCAAAATACGGGAAACCTTCAAAGAATTTTGTCTACCACCCAATACTGATCCAG GTAAAATGGAGGAACTTAATAAGGATCTTGGTCCTGGGCTGATGCTGGAAGGACCTGGAAATACATTGGATAACAATCATGTGGGACAAGATGAGCCAGCTTTTAGTGATGAGGAAGAAGAAATGCCATTACA gattgttacaaaaattgaagaggaagaagatgaGGATGACATGCCACTTGCGAAAGTGAAACTAAAAAATGACCAAAGGAATGCCAATTGCGTCATTTtaaaagaagagaaggaagTAGTACCACAGTTGAGTTTCATGTTGGAACCTCCAGAATTGGGAGTAGCGGTTGAAAGCTTACATCTGGAACCTGATAATGAGGCCAA GTGTCAAGCTATGGAGAGGATAGTTCAATTAGTCATAGAAGACGAAATCGAATCGGAAACGTTACCTGCGTTAGCATCAGCGATATCTACAGTTCTATTTTTACAAACGACGTCGCAGATATTCCCTGCAGATAATCTAAATGACGAGAGTTTGGCAGATAGTATAAGCACACCGTTATTTGTCATGTATAGAAACCAATTTCAGTTGTGTAAAGAAGAAGACAAGCGTCGAAAACTCTTATCTAGAGTATTGGCAGAAGTTCAAGCTATCCAGCCAAGAACTGGATACttacttttgtattttcttaAAGTTTGgggaagagaagaagagaaaagagaaggcGAGCCTAG taaCGAGTTAAACGACGTTAAGGCGTTAGTGTACAAGGATTTTTGCTCAgaacgagaaaagaaattagaaGCATGTCTTTTGGCAGATTTAAAG cTTTGCCATGAAGACGACATACACTTACTCTGTTACTTAATCCCTGATGTCTACATGGGATTTCAAAATGTGGCAGTTGGAAATGTACACCTATTACAACTAGTGGTATCAACTGTTGACGCCAGTCAATTGCAGGACCTAATTTGCCAGATAATGCAAGGTCACTTGAGAATGCTCAAAAAGGAATCATTTACCAACATTCTCACAGCTAGTCTACATTGGGAAACATTCGAGCAATATTGCTTCTGGCAGCTTATTGCTGCACACGACTTTTCTATTGAGTCTGTCTTACCTATATTGCCCAAACTAGAATTTCGAAACCATGCAGAAGCGTTGACGTCAATCCTGTTCATGTTAAAGCAAGAAAA ACCCACAATGGAGCTATTACGACAGCTTTTTTGCCGGCACAGTGTTGACGGAGATATGTTTGTGGTAGCTGCATTACGTTACTGGTGTCGCGAATACGAAGACAAATTGGGCGAGTTAGTAGCAAATTTATTGAGTACACGGTATCCTGCGACTAGCCCTAACAAGCGGAAGCGGACAACAGCTAAGCATGCGCAACAGTCAGGACCTCCAACGGGAGAACAAGTACTAGGACACCTTGACCAACTGAGACAGCACTGTCTGTCGTCAACTGAATTGGAATTTTATCAGTTGGATGGGATGCAGAGAGCATTGCAGCAGGCACAAGCTTCGAGCAATGATTCTTTACGTAAAAGTTATGGGGATCTCTTTGCTCTAGCCGAAGTTAATGAAGAAAATGAGCCACCCCCACCTCCACCAAGGAAACACGCTGCCAATACAGCGAGCGGCGGTGGAGGGAAAGGAGGTCATAGAAAAGCTGGTGCCAGTACAAGAGAAAGACCTGCTGCCAAACGTCCGCCACCGCGAGATAGGACTACCGAAAGTAGTGATCAGAGTAGCGAA gaAGAAGAAATCATCAAACCAAAGcaagcaaaaaaaagaaaaaagataaaccCTGTTGGCTCTGATAGCGACTGA
- the LOC124306976 gene encoding integrator complex subunit 3 isoform X1, whose protein sequence is MRNRIETFHDSRGRGINRHDARRKRQAGRAGLARGRLLSECSRTERPTMDQTKAAASRLFYTSCIENKDDLEEKFERCYTILQNLTSGLSEKEAHDSLNNAVCKDKTHEEVSLGLLVVILTEPPNAAKSYRDLTLITRDGLAIVLGHLNQLVLERYLRLHDTARSQLLWLLREMIRTSVTNVDNLCSSLLRHAAGGDTSVRNLFLVDALLDIFQENRPWLDKFPFLVASIVYTYLRLIEDHTAPHLATLRQKEVSFMVSLIRERCADCLVIGRDLVRLLQNVARIPEIEALWKDLLLNPKSLCPNFIGVLQLLQTRTSRRFLQSRLTPDMERKLVFLTSQVRFGNHKRYQDWFQRQYLATPESQSLRCDLIRFIVGVIHPTNELLCSDIIPRWAVIGWLFTTCTSTVAASNAKLALFYDWLFFEPEKDNIMNIEPAILVMHNSMRSHPAVTATLLDFLCRIIPNFYPALTEKVRSGIFSSLRQILEKRVLPSLYPLFDSPKLDRELRTKIRETFKEFCLPPNTDPGNKLPIPMYSGKMEELNKDLGPGLMLEGPGNTLDNNHVGQDEPAFSDEEEEMPLQIVTKIEEEEDEDDMPLAKVKLKNDQRNANCVILKEEKEVVPQLSFMLEPPELGVAVESLHLEPDNEAKCQAMERIVQLVIEDEIESETLPALASAISTVLFLQTTSQIFPADNLNDESLADSISTPLFVMYRNQFQLCKEEDKRRKLLSRVLAEVQAIQPRTGYLLLYFLKVWGREEEKREGEPSNELNDVKALVYKDFCSEREKKLEACLLADLKLCHEDDIHLLCYLIPDVYMGFQNVAVGNVHLLQLVVSTVDASQLQDLICQIMQGHLRMLKKESFTNILTASLHWETFEQYCFWQLIAAHDFSIESVLPILPKLEFRNHAEALTSILFMLKQEKPTMELLRQLFCRHSVDGDMFVVAALRYWCREYEDKLGELVANLLSTRYPATSPNKRKRTTAKHAQQSGPPTGEQVLGHLDQLRQHCLSSTELEFYQLDGMQRALQQAQASSNDSLRKSYGDLFALAEVNEENEPPPPPPRKHAANTASGGGGKGGHRKAGASTRERPAAKRPPPRDRTTESSDQSSEEEEIIKPKQAKKRKKINPVGSDSD, encoded by the exons ATGCGCAATCGCATCGAAACGTTTCACGACTCCCGAGGACGAGGAATAAACAGACACGATGCTCGGAGGAAACGGCAAGCAGGCAGGGCAGGCCTCGCGCGTGGAAGACTTTTGAGCGAGTGCTCGCGCACAGAAAGGCCAACGATGGACCAAACGAAAGCGGCCGCCTCTAGGCTCTTCTACACCTCATGCATCGAGAACAAGGACGACTTGGAAGAg AAGTTCGAGCGCTGCTACACAATTTTGCAAAACCTCACATCGGGACTCTCTGAGAAAGAAGCCCACGATAGCCTGAATAATGCAGTGTGCAAGGATAAGACTCACGAAGAAGTGTCTTTGGGACTTTTGGTAGTTATTCTGACTGAGCCACCCAACGCAGCCAAAAGTTATCGTGACTTGACCCTTATTACTAGAGATGGTTTAGCCATTGTGTTAGGTCATCTGAACCAACTAGTACTAGAAAGATATTTACGCCTTCACGATACAGCAAGAAGTCAGTTATTATGGCTTCTCAGAGAAATGATAAGAACGAGTGTGACAAATGTCGACAACCTTTGTTCGAGTTTATTGAGGCATGCTGCTGGCGGAGATACCTCAGTGAGAAATCTATTTCTGGTCGATGCTCTCTTGGACATATTTCAAGAGAACCGACCGTGGCTAGATAAATTCCCATTCTTGGTTGCCTCAATTGTCTATACTTATCTACGTTTAATCGAGGACCACACTGCTCCACATTTAGCTACTCTTAGGCAGAAGGAAGTCTCGTTTATGGTGTCGCTGATCAGAGAGAGATGTGCTGACTGTTTAGTGATCGGCAG agATTTGGTTCGACTGTTACAAAATGTTGCAAGGATACCAGAGATTGAAGCTCTTTGGAAAGACCTGTTACTGAATCCAAAGTCCTTGTGTCCAAACTTCATTGGTGTATTGCAACTTCTACAAACAAGAACCTCTAGAAGGTTTTTACAGTCAAGACTGACACCTGACATGGAAAGGAAACTGGTATTCTTAACGAGTCAAGTGCGTTTTGGCAACCATAAACGGTATCAAGATTGGTTCCAACGACAATACTTGGCCACTCCAGAGTCTCAATCTCTCAGATGTGACCTCATTAGATTTATAGTTGGTGTTATTCATCCAACGAATGAACTCTTGTGCTCTGACATTATTCCAAGGTGGGCCGTGATCGGCTGGCTGTTCACTACCTGCACATCCACCGTTGCCGCTAGTAATGCCAAATTGGCATTATTTTATGATTGGCTATTTTTTGAACCTGAAAAAGATAATATAATGAACATAGAACCAGCTATTCTAGTGATGCACAATTCGATGAGATCACATCCTGCTGTCACTGCCACTTTGTTAGATTTTTTGTGCAGG ATAATTCCAAATTTCTACCCGGCATTGACTGAGAAAGTTAGAAGTGGTATTTTCTCCTCACTCAGGCAGATTTTGGAAAAGCGTGTGCTGCCTAGTCTGTATCCATTATTTGATAGCCCGAAACTAGACAGAGAATTGAGAACCAAAATACGGGAAACCTTCAAAGAATTTTGTCTACCACCCAATACTGATCCAG GTAATAAGCTTCCAATCCCAATGTATTCAGGTAAAATGGAGGAACTTAATAAGGATCTTGGTCCTGGGCTGATGCTGGAAGGACCTGGAAATACATTGGATAACAATCATGTGGGACAAGATGAGCCAGCTTTTAGTGATGAGGAAGAAGAAATGCCATTACA gattgttacaaaaattgaagaggaagaagatgaGGATGACATGCCACTTGCGAAAGTGAAACTAAAAAATGACCAAAGGAATGCCAATTGCGTCATTTtaaaagaagagaaggaagTAGTACCACAGTTGAGTTTCATGTTGGAACCTCCAGAATTGGGAGTAGCGGTTGAAAGCTTACATCTGGAACCTGATAATGAGGCCAA GTGTCAAGCTATGGAGAGGATAGTTCAATTAGTCATAGAAGACGAAATCGAATCGGAAACGTTACCTGCGTTAGCATCAGCGATATCTACAGTTCTATTTTTACAAACGACGTCGCAGATATTCCCTGCAGATAATCTAAATGACGAGAGTTTGGCAGATAGTATAAGCACACCGTTATTTGTCATGTATAGAAACCAATTTCAGTTGTGTAAAGAAGAAGACAAGCGTCGAAAACTCTTATCTAGAGTATTGGCAGAAGTTCAAGCTATCCAGCCAAGAACTGGATACttacttttgtattttcttaAAGTTTGgggaagagaagaagagaaaagagaaggcGAGCCTAG taaCGAGTTAAACGACGTTAAGGCGTTAGTGTACAAGGATTTTTGCTCAgaacgagaaaagaaattagaaGCATGTCTTTTGGCAGATTTAAAG cTTTGCCATGAAGACGACATACACTTACTCTGTTACTTAATCCCTGATGTCTACATGGGATTTCAAAATGTGGCAGTTGGAAATGTACACCTATTACAACTAGTGGTATCAACTGTTGACGCCAGTCAATTGCAGGACCTAATTTGCCAGATAATGCAAGGTCACTTGAGAATGCTCAAAAAGGAATCATTTACCAACATTCTCACAGCTAGTCTACATTGGGAAACATTCGAGCAATATTGCTTCTGGCAGCTTATTGCTGCACACGACTTTTCTATTGAGTCTGTCTTACCTATATTGCCCAAACTAGAATTTCGAAACCATGCAGAAGCGTTGACGTCAATCCTGTTCATGTTAAAGCAAGAAAA ACCCACAATGGAGCTATTACGACAGCTTTTTTGCCGGCACAGTGTTGACGGAGATATGTTTGTGGTAGCTGCATTACGTTACTGGTGTCGCGAATACGAAGACAAATTGGGCGAGTTAGTAGCAAATTTATTGAGTACACGGTATCCTGCGACTAGCCCTAACAAGCGGAAGCGGACAACAGCTAAGCATGCGCAACAGTCAGGACCTCCAACGGGAGAACAAGTACTAGGACACCTTGACCAACTGAGACAGCACTGTCTGTCGTCAACTGAATTGGAATTTTATCAGTTGGATGGGATGCAGAGAGCATTGCAGCAGGCACAAGCTTCGAGCAATGATTCTTTACGTAAAAGTTATGGGGATCTCTTTGCTCTAGCCGAAGTTAATGAAGAAAATGAGCCACCCCCACCTCCACCAAGGAAACACGCTGCCAATACAGCGAGCGGCGGTGGAGGGAAAGGAGGTCATAGAAAAGCTGGTGCCAGTACAAGAGAAAGACCTGCTGCCAAACGTCCGCCACCGCGAGATAGGACTACCGAAAGTAGTGATCAGAGTAGCGAA gaAGAAGAAATCATCAAACCAAAGcaagcaaaaaaaagaaaaaagataaaccCTGTTGGCTCTGATAGCGACTGA
- the LOC124306976 gene encoding integrator complex subunit 3 isoform X2, translating to MRNRIETFHDSRGRGINRHDARRKRQAGRAGLARGRLLSECSRTERPTMDQTKAAASRLFYTSCIENKDDLEEFERCYTILQNLTSGLSEKEAHDSLNNAVCKDKTHEEVSLGLLVVILTEPPNAAKSYRDLTLITRDGLAIVLGHLNQLVLERYLRLHDTARSQLLWLLREMIRTSVTNVDNLCSSLLRHAAGGDTSVRNLFLVDALLDIFQENRPWLDKFPFLVASIVYTYLRLIEDHTAPHLATLRQKEVSFMVSLIRERCADCLVIGRDLVRLLQNVARIPEIEALWKDLLLNPKSLCPNFIGVLQLLQTRTSRRFLQSRLTPDMERKLVFLTSQVRFGNHKRYQDWFQRQYLATPESQSLRCDLIRFIVGVIHPTNELLCSDIIPRWAVIGWLFTTCTSTVAASNAKLALFYDWLFFEPEKDNIMNIEPAILVMHNSMRSHPAVTATLLDFLCRIIPNFYPALTEKVRSGIFSSLRQILEKRVLPSLYPLFDSPKLDRELRTKIRETFKEFCLPPNTDPGNKLPIPMYSGKMEELNKDLGPGLMLEGPGNTLDNNHVGQDEPAFSDEEEEMPLQIVTKIEEEEDEDDMPLAKVKLKNDQRNANCVILKEEKEVVPQLSFMLEPPELGVAVESLHLEPDNEAKCQAMERIVQLVIEDEIESETLPALASAISTVLFLQTTSQIFPADNLNDESLADSISTPLFVMYRNQFQLCKEEDKRRKLLSRVLAEVQAIQPRTGYLLLYFLKVWGREEEKREGEPSNELNDVKALVYKDFCSEREKKLEACLLADLKLCHEDDIHLLCYLIPDVYMGFQNVAVGNVHLLQLVVSTVDASQLQDLICQIMQGHLRMLKKESFTNILTASLHWETFEQYCFWQLIAAHDFSIESVLPILPKLEFRNHAEALTSILFMLKQEKPTMELLRQLFCRHSVDGDMFVVAALRYWCREYEDKLGELVANLLSTRYPATSPNKRKRTTAKHAQQSGPPTGEQVLGHLDQLRQHCLSSTELEFYQLDGMQRALQQAQASSNDSLRKSYGDLFALAEVNEENEPPPPPPRKHAANTASGGGGKGGHRKAGASTRERPAAKRPPPRDRTTESSDQSSEEEEIIKPKQAKKRKKINPVGSDSD from the exons ATGCGCAATCGCATCGAAACGTTTCACGACTCCCGAGGACGAGGAATAAACAGACACGATGCTCGGAGGAAACGGCAAGCAGGCAGGGCAGGCCTCGCGCGTGGAAGACTTTTGAGCGAGTGCTCGCGCACAGAAAGGCCAACGATGGACCAAACGAAAGCGGCCGCCTCTAGGCTCTTCTACACCTCATGCATCGAGAACAAGGACGACTTGGAAGAg TTCGAGCGCTGCTACACAATTTTGCAAAACCTCACATCGGGACTCTCTGAGAAAGAAGCCCACGATAGCCTGAATAATGCAGTGTGCAAGGATAAGACTCACGAAGAAGTGTCTTTGGGACTTTTGGTAGTTATTCTGACTGAGCCACCCAACGCAGCCAAAAGTTATCGTGACTTGACCCTTATTACTAGAGATGGTTTAGCCATTGTGTTAGGTCATCTGAACCAACTAGTACTAGAAAGATATTTACGCCTTCACGATACAGCAAGAAGTCAGTTATTATGGCTTCTCAGAGAAATGATAAGAACGAGTGTGACAAATGTCGACAACCTTTGTTCGAGTTTATTGAGGCATGCTGCTGGCGGAGATACCTCAGTGAGAAATCTATTTCTGGTCGATGCTCTCTTGGACATATTTCAAGAGAACCGACCGTGGCTAGATAAATTCCCATTCTTGGTTGCCTCAATTGTCTATACTTATCTACGTTTAATCGAGGACCACACTGCTCCACATTTAGCTACTCTTAGGCAGAAGGAAGTCTCGTTTATGGTGTCGCTGATCAGAGAGAGATGTGCTGACTGTTTAGTGATCGGCAG agATTTGGTTCGACTGTTACAAAATGTTGCAAGGATACCAGAGATTGAAGCTCTTTGGAAAGACCTGTTACTGAATCCAAAGTCCTTGTGTCCAAACTTCATTGGTGTATTGCAACTTCTACAAACAAGAACCTCTAGAAGGTTTTTACAGTCAAGACTGACACCTGACATGGAAAGGAAACTGGTATTCTTAACGAGTCAAGTGCGTTTTGGCAACCATAAACGGTATCAAGATTGGTTCCAACGACAATACTTGGCCACTCCAGAGTCTCAATCTCTCAGATGTGACCTCATTAGATTTATAGTTGGTGTTATTCATCCAACGAATGAACTCTTGTGCTCTGACATTATTCCAAGGTGGGCCGTGATCGGCTGGCTGTTCACTACCTGCACATCCACCGTTGCCGCTAGTAATGCCAAATTGGCATTATTTTATGATTGGCTATTTTTTGAACCTGAAAAAGATAATATAATGAACATAGAACCAGCTATTCTAGTGATGCACAATTCGATGAGATCACATCCTGCTGTCACTGCCACTTTGTTAGATTTTTTGTGCAGG ATAATTCCAAATTTCTACCCGGCATTGACTGAGAAAGTTAGAAGTGGTATTTTCTCCTCACTCAGGCAGATTTTGGAAAAGCGTGTGCTGCCTAGTCTGTATCCATTATTTGATAGCCCGAAACTAGACAGAGAATTGAGAACCAAAATACGGGAAACCTTCAAAGAATTTTGTCTACCACCCAATACTGATCCAG GTAATAAGCTTCCAATCCCAATGTATTCAGGTAAAATGGAGGAACTTAATAAGGATCTTGGTCCTGGGCTGATGCTGGAAGGACCTGGAAATACATTGGATAACAATCATGTGGGACAAGATGAGCCAGCTTTTAGTGATGAGGAAGAAGAAATGCCATTACA gattgttacaaaaattgaagaggaagaagatgaGGATGACATGCCACTTGCGAAAGTGAAACTAAAAAATGACCAAAGGAATGCCAATTGCGTCATTTtaaaagaagagaaggaagTAGTACCACAGTTGAGTTTCATGTTGGAACCTCCAGAATTGGGAGTAGCGGTTGAAAGCTTACATCTGGAACCTGATAATGAGGCCAA GTGTCAAGCTATGGAGAGGATAGTTCAATTAGTCATAGAAGACGAAATCGAATCGGAAACGTTACCTGCGTTAGCATCAGCGATATCTACAGTTCTATTTTTACAAACGACGTCGCAGATATTCCCTGCAGATAATCTAAATGACGAGAGTTTGGCAGATAGTATAAGCACACCGTTATTTGTCATGTATAGAAACCAATTTCAGTTGTGTAAAGAAGAAGACAAGCGTCGAAAACTCTTATCTAGAGTATTGGCAGAAGTTCAAGCTATCCAGCCAAGAACTGGATACttacttttgtattttcttaAAGTTTGgggaagagaagaagagaaaagagaaggcGAGCCTAG taaCGAGTTAAACGACGTTAAGGCGTTAGTGTACAAGGATTTTTGCTCAgaacgagaaaagaaattagaaGCATGTCTTTTGGCAGATTTAAAG cTTTGCCATGAAGACGACATACACTTACTCTGTTACTTAATCCCTGATGTCTACATGGGATTTCAAAATGTGGCAGTTGGAAATGTACACCTATTACAACTAGTGGTATCAACTGTTGACGCCAGTCAATTGCAGGACCTAATTTGCCAGATAATGCAAGGTCACTTGAGAATGCTCAAAAAGGAATCATTTACCAACATTCTCACAGCTAGTCTACATTGGGAAACATTCGAGCAATATTGCTTCTGGCAGCTTATTGCTGCACACGACTTTTCTATTGAGTCTGTCTTACCTATATTGCCCAAACTAGAATTTCGAAACCATGCAGAAGCGTTGACGTCAATCCTGTTCATGTTAAAGCAAGAAAA ACCCACAATGGAGCTATTACGACAGCTTTTTTGCCGGCACAGTGTTGACGGAGATATGTTTGTGGTAGCTGCATTACGTTACTGGTGTCGCGAATACGAAGACAAATTGGGCGAGTTAGTAGCAAATTTATTGAGTACACGGTATCCTGCGACTAGCCCTAACAAGCGGAAGCGGACAACAGCTAAGCATGCGCAACAGTCAGGACCTCCAACGGGAGAACAAGTACTAGGACACCTTGACCAACTGAGACAGCACTGTCTGTCGTCAACTGAATTGGAATTTTATCAGTTGGATGGGATGCAGAGAGCATTGCAGCAGGCACAAGCTTCGAGCAATGATTCTTTACGTAAAAGTTATGGGGATCTCTTTGCTCTAGCCGAAGTTAATGAAGAAAATGAGCCACCCCCACCTCCACCAAGGAAACACGCTGCCAATACAGCGAGCGGCGGTGGAGGGAAAGGAGGTCATAGAAAAGCTGGTGCCAGTACAAGAGAAAGACCTGCTGCCAAACGTCCGCCACCGCGAGATAGGACTACCGAAAGTAGTGATCAGAGTAGCGAA gaAGAAGAAATCATCAAACCAAAGcaagcaaaaaaaagaaaaaagataaaccCTGTTGGCTCTGATAGCGACTGA
- the LOC124307050 gene encoding dnaJ homolog subfamily C member 3 homolog, whose protein sequence is MAASRETEVQSLKEQGNACVKEQKYAEAMFHYTHAIKLDPKNYSLYSNRSLVFLKMQQYHFAMEDAIMTIQLKPDWTKGYYRKAEVESQTFRFSEALQSYSKALSLQPNDPSILDAMKRASKQLIKDRRADQQIPWLGAGVGIILGVIVVIADYVFTNKPTLTHPLLMALLTIAIAMLGFGIAKGCRYFVKCQRRSLLEPPVDLLEGSKEEPEDSQQEQMSNEDRDKHPKYSKAQARQRFKKGKS, encoded by the exons ATGGCTGCCAGCCGTGAAACTGAG GTACAATCCTTGAAGGAACAAGGTAACGCGTGCGTTAAGGAGCAAAAATATGCCGAAGCGATGTTCCATTATACGCACGCGATCAAACTGGACCCCAAAAACTATTCGTTGTACAGCAACCGGTCATTggtgtttttgaaaatgcagcAGTACCACTTTGCCATGGAAGACGCGATCATGACCATTCAGCTGAAACCCGATTGGACAAAG GGTTACTACCGTAAGGCGGAAGTCGAATCACAGACCTTTCGGTTTAGCGAAGCTCTCCAGTCCTACAGTAAGGCTCTGAGCTTGCAGCCAAATGACCCCAGTATTCTAGACGCCATGAAAAGGGCTTCGAAACAGCTCATCAAAGACAGGAGAG CCGACCAACAGATACCTTGGCTGGGTGCTGGGGTGGGAATAATACTCGGTGTCATCGTGGTGATTGCCGATTACGTCTTCACTAACAAACCGACCTTAACG CACCCTTTACTGATGGCTCTGCTTACCATCGCCATCGCCATGCTCGGATTTGGGATCGCGAAGGGTTGCCGTTATTTCGTAAAATGTCAAAGACGGTCGCTGCTTGAGCCGCCGGTGGATCTCCTCGAGGGCAGCAAGGAAGAACCGGAGGACTCGCAGCAGGAGCAGATGAGCAATGAAGACAGGGACAAGCATCCGAAATATAGTAAAGCTCAGGCGAGACAGCGGTTCAAGAAAGGAAAGTCGTAA